The proteins below come from a single Microbacterium sp. SLBN-154 genomic window:
- a CDS encoding methylated-DNA--[protein]-cysteine S-methyltransferase, whose translation MSTAIIQTLDTPDGAFTILEREGLVEASGWTADHAALLARLAAARRPDAVVEGDTEAAAAVAAYYAGDATAIDAVPVRQHGTALQRAGWEALRGISPGQPLTYTAFAARLGNPRAVRVAASICARNAPALFVPCHRVLRSDGTLGGFAWGLEVKRSLLDRESRFALSRTAS comes from the coding sequence ATGAGCACCGCGATCATCCAGACCCTCGACACTCCCGACGGCGCCTTCACGATCCTCGAGCGCGAGGGTCTCGTCGAGGCGTCGGGGTGGACCGCCGACCACGCCGCGCTCCTCGCGCGCCTCGCCGCGGCCCGCCGCCCCGACGCGGTCGTCGAGGGCGACACCGAGGCGGCCGCTGCGGTGGCCGCCTACTATGCCGGCGACGCGACGGCCATCGACGCCGTCCCGGTCCGCCAGCACGGCACGGCCCTGCAGCGAGCCGGATGGGAGGCGCTCCGCGGCATCTCACCGGGTCAGCCGCTCACCTACACGGCGTTCGCCGCCCGGCTCGGCAACCCTCGCGCCGTCCGCGTCGCGGCCTCGATCTGCGCGCGCAATGCGCCGGCGCTCTTCGTCCCGTGCCACCGCGTGCTCCGCTCCGACGGCACCCTCGGGGGATTCGCGTGGGGACTCGAGGTCAAACGCTCACTCCTCGATCGCGAAAGCCGGTTCGCCCTGTCGCGAACTGCCTCTTGA
- a CDS encoding ABC transporter ATP-binding protein codes for MTSSAPPASSAKAHLSTARALARLLPFVRPVLPRLALGAGSALIASLLALAIPLVLEAIIQGPINSGDIGLIGWGAAAILGLGIAEAAMVYLRRWFVLAPATMVEYELRQTFYSRLQRLPVSFHDRWQSGQLLSRMMQDISTLRRWMAFGLVLLVVNVLTIVVGTALLFRWHWLLGTVFLVVSAPLWYAGYRFEKAYGTLARQSQDQAGDLATSVEESVHGIRVLKAFGRGKHALQKFARQAETLRQTELRKARAVGWIWFWLVILPDIAFALCLGTGIYLAATGQLEVDALIAFFAMTTVLRWPMESIGFLFSFTLDARTATDRIFEVFDEENTITDPARPVQLSNVRGQLAFEDAHFRYQDAGAHEADLLNGIDLVLEPGETMALVGLTGSGKTTLTTLPTRLYDVTAGRVTLDGTDVRDLTLKELRRHIGMAFEDATLFSQTVRENILLGREDLEPGSEEADRILHEALGVAQASFVYDLPDGVDTVIGEEGLSLSGGQRQRLALARAVAARPSVLVLDDPLSALDVDTEALVEDALRVVLKDTTALVVAHRPSTVMLADRVALLEAGRVTAVGRHSDLLRESEHYRHVISSLELAEREARDPSHVLEASAEDREEPFDALEKEVTR; via the coding sequence ATGACTTCCTCCGCTCCGCCCGCGTCATCCGCGAAAGCCCACCTGTCCACCGCCCGCGCACTCGCGCGGCTGCTGCCGTTCGTCCGTCCCGTGCTCCCGCGCCTCGCCCTCGGCGCCGGCAGCGCGCTCATCGCCAGCCTCCTCGCCCTGGCCATCCCGCTCGTCCTCGAGGCGATCATCCAGGGGCCGATCAACTCCGGTGACATCGGCCTCATCGGCTGGGGCGCCGCCGCCATCCTCGGGCTCGGCATCGCCGAGGCGGCGATGGTGTATCTGCGTCGCTGGTTCGTGCTCGCCCCCGCCACGATGGTTGAGTACGAGCTGCGTCAGACGTTCTACTCCCGCCTGCAGCGTCTTCCGGTCTCGTTCCACGATCGCTGGCAGTCGGGACAGCTGCTCAGCCGGATGATGCAGGACATCAGCACGCTTCGCCGGTGGATGGCCTTCGGCCTCGTGCTGCTCGTGGTGAACGTGCTGACGATCGTCGTCGGCACCGCGCTGCTCTTCCGCTGGCACTGGCTCCTGGGCACCGTGTTCCTCGTGGTGTCGGCGCCGCTGTGGTACGCCGGCTACCGGTTCGAGAAGGCGTACGGCACGCTGGCCCGCCAGAGTCAGGACCAGGCGGGCGACCTCGCGACGTCCGTGGAGGAGAGCGTCCACGGCATCCGGGTGCTGAAGGCCTTCGGTCGAGGCAAGCACGCCCTCCAGAAGTTCGCCCGCCAGGCCGAAACCCTCCGCCAGACAGAGCTGCGCAAGGCCCGCGCTGTCGGGTGGATCTGGTTCTGGCTGGTGATCCTGCCCGACATCGCCTTCGCGCTGTGCCTGGGCACCGGCATCTACCTCGCCGCGACCGGTCAGCTCGAGGTCGACGCGCTCATCGCGTTCTTCGCCATGACCACCGTGCTGCGCTGGCCGATGGAGTCGATCGGGTTCCTCTTCTCCTTCACCCTCGACGCGCGGACGGCGACCGACCGCATCTTCGAGGTCTTCGACGAGGAGAACACGATCACCGATCCCGCCCGGCCGGTGCAGCTGTCGAACGTGCGCGGTCAGCTCGCCTTCGAAGACGCCCACTTCCGCTACCAGGACGCCGGCGCCCACGAAGCCGATCTGCTCAACGGCATCGACCTCGTGCTCGAGCCGGGGGAGACGATGGCGCTCGTGGGGCTGACCGGAAGCGGCAAGACCACACTCACCACCCTGCCGACGCGTCTCTACGACGTCACCGCCGGGCGGGTCACCCTCGATGGGACGGATGTCCGCGACCTGACCCTGAAGGAGCTCCGCCGTCACATCGGCATGGCCTTCGAAGACGCGACGCTGTTCTCGCAGACCGTCCGCGAGAACATCCTCCTGGGGCGCGAAGACCTCGAGCCGGGCTCGGAGGAAGCCGATCGCATCCTGCACGAGGCGCTCGGGGTCGCGCAGGCGAGCTTCGTCTACGACCTCCCCGACGGCGTCGACACGGTCATCGGCGAAGAGGGGCTGAGCCTCTCGGGCGGCCAGCGTCAACGTCTCGCACTCGCGCGGGCGGTGGCGGCCCGACCCAGCGTGCTGGTGCTGGACGACCCGCTGTCGGCGCTCGACGTCGACACCGAAGCGCTCGTCGAAGACGCGCTCCGCGTCGTGCTGAAGGACACCACCGCCCTGGTGGTGGCGCACCGCCCCTCGACCGTCATGCTCGCCGACCGCGTCGCGCTCCTGGAAGCGGGGCGTGTCACCGCGGTGGGCCGCCATTCCGACCTGCTGCGGGAGAGTGAGCACTACCGGCACGTCATCTCCAGCCTCGAGCTCGCCGAGCGCGAGGCGCGTGACCCGTCGCATGTGCTCGAGGCCTCGGCCGAAGACCGCGAAGAACCCTTCGACGCCCTCGAGAAGGAGGTGACCCGATGA
- a CDS encoding ABC transporter ATP-binding protein encodes MSSATVTGTSGEDRSDYTREESRAIRRRSLRLLGSLIAPVRWQLVLAAAVLVVSTALRVAGPALIGFGINNALPAVVDRNDWMPTIVVVGLYLVSGIGGAALIGWYVVVAARLTQAVMLDLRKRIFLHTQKLSLEFHESYTSGRIISRQTSDLDTIRELLDGGLNELVSGILFGLFTLIALLLVDWQSGVILIIMGIPLFLLMRWFYKRSQMVYRQSRVVSASVIVKFVESMTGIRAVKAFRREERNDKEFGDLALSYRDVNIRSIRLFGTFEPGLMAVASVAIAMVVLWGGIRVSTGALGLGFLLSAVLYVRNFFSPLQEVAFFLNSYQSAVAALEKVSGVLEEQPTVPDPKRPVDLWSARGHVRFDGVTFGYGDDRVILPDFTLDIPAGQTIALVGTTGAGKSTLAKLVSRFYDPTIGSVSLDGVDLRNLHPKDLRRAIVMVTQEAYLFSGTVADNIALGKPDATMDQIRAAARAVGAEAFIEKLPDGYDTDVNKRGGRVSAGQRQLISFARAFLADPAVLILDEATASLDIPSERAIQEALQTLLADRTAIIIAHRLSTVAIADRVLVMEHGRIIEDDTPDALISGDGKFAQLHRAWRQSLV; translated from the coding sequence ATGAGCTCGGCCACCGTCACCGGAACCAGCGGCGAAGACCGCTCCGACTACACCCGGGAAGAGAGCCGCGCCATCCGGCGCCGCTCGCTCCGGCTGCTCGGGTCGCTGATCGCGCCCGTGCGCTGGCAGCTGGTGCTCGCCGCCGCGGTGCTCGTCGTCTCCACGGCGCTGCGCGTCGCCGGCCCCGCGCTCATCGGATTCGGCATCAACAACGCCCTGCCCGCCGTGGTGGACCGCAACGACTGGATGCCCACCATCGTCGTCGTGGGCCTCTACCTCGTCAGCGGCATCGGCGGAGCCGCCCTCATCGGATGGTACGTGGTCGTCGCCGCACGATTGACCCAGGCGGTCATGCTCGACCTGCGCAAGCGCATCTTCCTGCACACCCAGAAGCTGAGCCTGGAGTTCCACGAGTCCTACACGTCGGGCCGCATCATCTCGCGGCAGACGAGCGACCTCGACACCATCCGCGAACTCCTCGACGGCGGGCTCAACGAGCTCGTCTCCGGCATCCTCTTCGGTCTGTTCACCCTCATCGCGCTGCTGCTCGTGGACTGGCAGTCCGGCGTCATCCTCATCATCATGGGGATCCCGCTCTTCCTCCTCATGCGCTGGTTCTACAAGCGCTCGCAGATGGTCTACCGCCAGTCGCGGGTGGTGAGCGCGTCGGTGATCGTGAAGTTCGTGGAGTCGATGACGGGCATCCGCGCCGTCAAGGCCTTCCGACGCGAGGAGCGCAACGACAAGGAGTTCGGCGACCTCGCCCTCAGCTACCGCGACGTCAACATCCGCTCCATCCGCCTGTTCGGAACGTTCGAACCGGGCCTGATGGCGGTCGCCTCGGTCGCCATCGCGATGGTGGTGCTCTGGGGCGGCATCCGGGTGTCGACCGGAGCGCTCGGGCTCGGATTCCTGCTGTCGGCGGTGCTGTACGTGCGGAACTTCTTCTCGCCGCTGCAGGAGGTGGCGTTCTTCCTGAACTCCTACCAGTCCGCCGTCGCGGCGCTGGAGAAGGTGTCGGGCGTGCTGGAAGAGCAGCCGACCGTTCCTGACCCCAAGCGCCCGGTCGACCTGTGGTCGGCGCGCGGGCACGTGCGGTTCGACGGCGTCACCTTCGGATACGGGGATGACCGCGTCATCCTGCCCGACTTCACCCTCGACATCCCTGCGGGCCAGACGATCGCGCTCGTCGGCACGACCGGGGCGGGGAAGTCGACGCTGGCGAAGCTCGTCTCGCGGTTCTACGACCCGACGATCGGATCGGTCTCGCTCGACGGTGTGGATCTGCGCAACCTGCACCCGAAAGACCTGCGGCGCGCGATCGTCATGGTCACGCAGGAGGCGTACCTGTTCAGCGGGACGGTCGCAGACAACATCGCCCTCGGCAAGCCCGACGCCACCATGGACCAGATCCGTGCCGCGGCGCGGGCGGTCGGCGCGGAGGCCTTCATCGAGAAGCTGCCCGACGGGTACGACACCGACGTGAACAAGCGCGGCGGCCGGGTCTCGGCGGGGCAGCGTCAGCTGATCTCGTTCGCCCGTGCCTTCCTCGCCGACCCCGCGGTGCTGATCCTCGACGAGGCGACGGCGTCGCTCGACATCCCGAGCGAACGCGCGATCCAGGAGGCGCTGCAGACCCTGCTCGCCGATCGGACGGCGATCATCATCGCCCACCGCCTGTCGACCGTCGCGATCGCCGACCGGGTGCTGGTGATGGAGCACGGCCGCATCATCGAGGACGACACCCCCGACGCGCTCATCAGCGGCGACGGCAAGTTCGCCCAGCTGCATCGGGCGTGGCGGCAGTCCCTGGTCTGA
- a CDS encoding GNAT family N-acetyltransferase: MAELRLEELSASTIVAVNNMSLKPGQEEFLSPVSYGIAATVVNPQTSWQRVVLDGDEVVGFVSANFDPDFPQEYFRSVLWRINVDADDQGRGVGRFAVEQLLAEARSRGMSSVNVIYEAGEGGPEAFFRRVGFTPVGETEYGEVIAEVSL; the protein is encoded by the coding sequence ATGGCCGAACTTCGCCTCGAGGAACTGTCCGCGTCCACGATCGTCGCGGTCAACAACATGTCCCTGAAGCCCGGCCAGGAGGAGTTCCTCTCGCCGGTGAGTTACGGGATCGCCGCGACCGTGGTCAACCCGCAGACGTCGTGGCAGCGGGTGGTGCTCGACGGCGACGAGGTGGTCGGCTTCGTCAGCGCCAACTTCGACCCCGATTTCCCCCAGGAGTACTTCCGCTCCGTGCTCTGGCGCATCAACGTCGACGCCGACGATCAGGGCCGCGGTGTCGGGCGGTTCGCGGTGGAGCAGCTGCTCGCCGAGGCCCGCTCGCGCGGTATGAGCTCGGTCAACGTGATTTACGAGGCCGGCGAAGGCGGCCCCGAGGCCTTCTTCCGCCGGGTCGGTTTCACGCCCGTCGGTGAGACCGAGTACGGCGAGGTCATCGCCGAGGTCTCCCTCTAG
- a CDS encoding NADP-dependent isocitrate dehydrogenase produces the protein MTESTIIYTYTDEAPALATASFLPMVQAVTRTAGVDIETRDISLGGRILAAFPQNLTPEQQVGDALAELGGLATLPEANIIKLPNISASIPQLKAAIAELQSQGYDIPAYPDEPSTVEEKDIRARYDRIKGSAVNPVLREGNSDRRAPLSVKSYARKHPHRNKPFAEGSKTRVATMGHDDFRSNEKSVLIPTDDVLTIRHVAADGTETVLKDGIKVLPGEIVDATFLSAKALDAFLAETIETARADDVLYSVHLKATMMKVSDPIIFGHVVKAFLPDVFARHGAALTAAGLTPNDGLGAILAGLSKVDGGDEIAAAIRADLDGGPRLSYVNSDKGITNLHVPSDVIVDASMPALIRNGGKLWGADGGEDDTLAVIPDSSYASVYQTVIDDCLAHGPLDPATIGTVPNVGLMAQAAEEYGSHDKTFEISAAGTVQVVNAAGDVLIEHEVQAGDIWRAMQTKDVAIRDWVKLAVTRARATGAPAVFWLDQTRAHDATLIEKVHTYLADHDTDGLTIEILAPAEATQYSLDRLRRGEDTISVTGNVLRDYLTDLFPILEVGTSAKMLSIVPLLAGGGLFETGAGGSAPKHVQQLVAENYLRWDSLGEFFALAASLEHLADVTGNGKAKVLADTLDAATGTFLENDKSPGRALGTIDNRGSHYYLALYWAQELARQSADPELAAAFAPIAEALAENEQRIVDELIAVQGSPAEIGGYYRPDPERVAQVMRPSATLNGIIDGIA, from the coding sequence GTGACGGAATCCACCATCATCTACACCTACACCGACGAGGCGCCCGCGCTGGCGACGGCCTCCTTCCTGCCCATGGTGCAGGCGGTGACGCGCACCGCGGGTGTGGACATCGAAACCCGCGACATCTCGCTGGGCGGCCGCATCCTCGCCGCCTTTCCGCAGAACCTGACGCCCGAGCAGCAGGTCGGCGACGCCCTCGCCGAGCTCGGCGGTCTCGCCACGCTTCCCGAGGCCAACATCATCAAGCTTCCCAACATCTCCGCGTCGATCCCGCAGCTGAAGGCTGCGATCGCCGAGCTGCAGAGCCAGGGATACGACATCCCCGCCTATCCCGACGAGCCGAGCACGGTCGAGGAGAAGGACATCCGCGCCCGCTACGACCGCATCAAGGGCTCCGCGGTCAACCCGGTGCTGCGCGAGGGCAACAGCGACCGTCGCGCGCCGCTGTCGGTGAAGAGCTACGCGCGCAAGCACCCGCACCGCAACAAGCCGTTCGCCGAAGGGTCGAAGACCCGGGTCGCGACCATGGGCCACGACGACTTCCGTTCGAACGAGAAGTCGGTGCTGATCCCCACCGACGATGTGCTGACGATCCGCCACGTCGCAGCCGACGGCACCGAGACGGTGCTCAAGGACGGCATCAAGGTGCTCCCCGGCGAGATCGTGGACGCCACGTTCCTCTCCGCGAAGGCCCTCGACGCCTTCCTCGCCGAGACCATCGAGACCGCCCGGGCCGACGACGTGCTCTACTCGGTGCACCTCAAGGCGACGATGATGAAGGTCAGCGACCCGATCATCTTCGGCCACGTCGTGAAGGCCTTCCTCCCCGACGTCTTCGCACGCCACGGCGCGGCTCTCACCGCGGCCGGTCTCACCCCCAACGACGGACTCGGCGCGATCCTCGCCGGACTGTCGAAGGTCGACGGCGGCGACGAGATCGCAGCGGCCATCCGTGCCGACCTCGACGGCGGACCGCGCCTGTCGTACGTCAACTCCGACAAGGGCATCACCAACCTCCACGTCCCCTCCGACGTGATCGTCGATGCGTCGATGCCCGCCCTGATCCGCAACGGCGGCAAGCTCTGGGGAGCCGACGGCGGCGAAGACGACACGCTCGCGGTCATCCCCGACTCGTCCTACGCGAGCGTCTACCAGACGGTCATCGACGATTGCCTCGCGCATGGTCCGCTCGACCCGGCCACGATCGGCACCGTGCCCAACGTCGGGCTCATGGCCCAGGCTGCCGAGGAGTACGGCAGCCACGACAAGACGTTCGAGATCTCGGCTGCGGGCACCGTCCAGGTGGTCAACGCCGCCGGCGATGTGCTCATCGAGCACGAGGTGCAGGCGGGCGACATCTGGCGGGCGATGCAGACGAAGGATGTCGCGATCCGCGACTGGGTGAAGCTCGCCGTCACCCGTGCCCGCGCCACCGGCGCTCCCGCGGTGTTCTGGCTCGACCAGACCCGCGCCCACGACGCCACGCTCATCGAGAAGGTGCACACCTACCTCGCCGACCACGACACCGACGGCCTCACGATCGAGATCCTCGCCCCCGCGGAGGCGACGCAGTACTCCCTCGACCGCCTCCGTCGCGGTGAGGACACGATCTCGGTCACCGGCAACGTGCTGCGCGACTACCTCACCGACCTCTTCCCGATCCTCGAGGTCGGAACGAGCGCCAAGATGCTGTCGATCGTGCCGCTCCTCGCCGGCGGCGGGCTATTCGAGACCGGCGCCGGCGGATCGGCGCCCAAGCACGTGCAGCAGCTCGTCGCCGAGAACTACCTCCGCTGGGACTCGCTGGGCGAGTTCTTCGCCCTCGCCGCATCGCTCGAGCACCTCGCCGATGTGACCGGCAACGGCAAGGCGAAGGTGCTGGCCGATACCTTGGATGCCGCGACCGGGACCTTCCTCGAGAACGACAAGTCGCCCGGCCGCGCCCTCGGCACGATCGACAACCGGGGGAGCCACTACTACCTCGCGCTGTACTGGGCGCAGGAGCTGGCTCGCCAGAGCGCCGACCCCGAGCTCGCCGCAGCCTTCGCGCCCATCGCCGAGGCGCTCGCCGAGAACGAGCAGCGCATCGTCGATGAGCTCATCGCCGTGCAAGGTTCGCCCGCTGAGATCGGCGGCTACTACCGTCCCGACCCCGAACGGGTCGCGCAGGTGATGCGCCCCTCGGCGACTCTGAACGGGATCATCGACGGCATCGCCTGA
- a CDS encoding acetylxylan esterase, translated as MPRFDLSPADLTTYRPTVAEPADFDEFWTGTIGAARAAGGDVVVTPVATPLTLIDTYDVTFPGFAGDPVKAWLWVPRGTDGPLPAVVEFNGYGGGRGLPHERLSWANAGYAHLFMDTRGQGSGWGSGGETPDPHGSGPAASGFMTRGIDDPATYYYRRLFTDGVRAVDAVRGLPQIDPARVAVTGGSQGGGIAIAVGGLVEGLRAVMPDVPFLCHFERAVGLTDADPYQEIVRYLRVHRGAEERVFRTLSYVDGVNFAARISAPALFSAALHDMICPPSTVFAAYNRVPVDDKAIEVYPFNEHEGGQSYQWLVQAAFLRERL; from the coding sequence GTGCCCCGCTTCGATCTGAGCCCCGCCGACCTGACGACCTATCGCCCCACCGTGGCCGAACCGGCCGATTTCGACGAGTTCTGGACCGGTACGATCGGTGCCGCCCGCGCCGCGGGCGGCGACGTCGTCGTCACTCCGGTGGCCACGCCCCTCACCCTCATCGACACCTACGACGTGACGTTCCCGGGCTTCGCGGGCGACCCCGTCAAGGCCTGGCTGTGGGTGCCGCGCGGCACGGACGGACCCCTTCCGGCCGTCGTGGAGTTCAACGGATACGGCGGCGGCCGCGGACTCCCCCACGAGCGTCTGTCCTGGGCCAACGCTGGGTACGCCCACCTCTTCATGGACACCCGCGGGCAGGGAAGCGGCTGGGGTTCGGGCGGTGAGACACCCGACCCGCATGGGTCGGGGCCCGCGGCATCCGGATTCATGACCCGCGGCATCGACGACCCCGCGACGTACTACTACCGACGTCTCTTCACCGACGGCGTTCGTGCCGTCGACGCCGTGCGCGGGCTGCCGCAGATCGACCCCGCCCGCGTCGCGGTCACGGGCGGCAGCCAGGGGGGCGGGATCGCCATCGCCGTGGGCGGGCTGGTCGAAGGTCTTCGCGCCGTGATGCCCGACGTGCCGTTCCTCTGCCACTTCGAACGCGCCGTGGGCCTCACCGACGCCGACCCGTACCAGGAGATCGTGCGCTACCTCCGGGTGCACCGGGGCGCCGAGGAGCGGGTCTTCCGCACCCTGTCGTACGTGGACGGCGTGAACTTCGCCGCTCGGATCTCCGCGCCCGCGCTGTTCTCGGCCGCCCTGCACGACATGATCTGCCCGCCGTCGACGGTGTTCGCGGCGTACAACCGCGTGCCGGTCGACGACAAGGCGATCGAGGTCTACCCCTTCAACGAGCACGAGGGCGGGCAGTCCTACCAGTGGCTTGTGCAGGCGGCGTTCCTGCGCGAGCGACTGTAG
- a CDS encoding L,D-transpeptidase family protein yields the protein MTDLVTRPNADGAAEPQPQAVDSTQPQADDVTDAPSSDVPGADAPTYAWAPAEPAPKKRRWGLWIGVTAAAAAIGMVAASVFLIAPGTAVAGVPVGFMTPGAAAAAIENRLAETTVVLTGPGGDAELTGADLGATVDAQALAETAFAEHPMWNPTGWFPSPVDAEVQLDPVLAAEALQAAAPELSVSPVDAAVAFDAASASYQVTPAVAGEGIDADAVRQSLQDAFLAGEQRVEVAPSLAAVEAETTTTIAEATASRLNAMLDTAGFYIGEERTVPLDRAVVASWITLGDGDRGTISIEVDQAGIQSVIDTLPGLVNREAVNATVITNKAGAVLREDVAGVNGRALESTDGLAADAASQITAGDGVIELGVTETPFTTVALARSVEVDLSAQRAYLFENGNMVESFTISSGTAATPTPTGNFTVFAYTRIQDMGALCYNPDAVNSYCTEDVPYITWFAPDIAFHGASNFRSSLGFPQSHGCVNMWDDAARFIYEWTATGTEVSVYS from the coding sequence GTGACTGACCTTGTGACCCGGCCGAATGCCGACGGGGCCGCTGAACCGCAGCCGCAGGCTGTCGATTCCACCCAGCCGCAGGCTGACGACGTCACCGACGCGCCGTCGTCCGACGTCCCCGGCGCAGACGCACCGACCTACGCCTGGGCGCCCGCGGAACCCGCTCCGAAGAAGCGCCGCTGGGGCCTCTGGATCGGTGTGACGGCTGCGGCCGCCGCGATCGGCATGGTCGCGGCATCCGTCTTCCTCATCGCTCCGGGCACGGCGGTGGCCGGAGTACCCGTGGGCTTCATGACCCCCGGAGCCGCCGCCGCCGCGATCGAGAACCGTCTCGCCGAGACGACGGTCGTCCTCACCGGGCCCGGTGGCGACGCCGAGCTGACCGGCGCCGACCTCGGAGCCACCGTCGACGCGCAGGCTCTCGCCGAGACCGCCTTCGCCGAGCACCCCATGTGGAACCCGACCGGCTGGTTCCCCTCCCCGGTCGACGCCGAGGTGCAGCTCGATCCGGTGCTCGCCGCCGAGGCGCTGCAGGCCGCCGCCCCCGAGCTCTCCGTCTCACCCGTCGACGCCGCTGTCGCCTTCGACGCGGCCTCCGCGAGCTACCAGGTCACGCCCGCCGTTGCGGGCGAGGGCATCGACGCCGATGCCGTGCGGCAGAGTCTGCAGGATGCGTTCCTCGCGGGCGAGCAGCGCGTCGAGGTCGCACCGTCGCTCGCCGCGGTCGAGGCCGAGACCACCACGACGATCGCGGAAGCAACCGCCTCGCGACTGAACGCCATGCTCGACACCGCGGGGTTCTACATCGGCGAGGAGCGGACCGTACCGCTCGACCGCGCCGTCGTGGCCTCCTGGATCACCCTCGGCGACGGCGACCGCGGAACGATCTCGATCGAGGTCGATCAGGCGGGCATCCAGTCGGTCATCGACACCCTGCCCGGCCTGGTCAACCGTGAGGCCGTCAACGCCACCGTCATCACCAACAAGGCCGGTGCGGTCCTGCGCGAGGACGTGGCCGGCGTGAACGGTCGGGCGTTGGAGTCCACCGACGGTCTCGCGGCCGACGCCGCTTCGCAGATCACCGCCGGCGACGGCGTCATCGAGCTCGGCGTCACCGAGACGCCCTTCACCACGGTCGCTCTCGCCCGCTCGGTCGAGGTCGATCTCAGCGCGCAGCGGGCCTACCTGTTCGAGAACGGCAACATGGTGGAGTCGTTCACCATCTCGTCGGGCACCGCCGCCACGCCCACCCCGACCGGCAACTTCACCGTCTTCGCCTACACCCGCATCCAGGACATGGGCGCGCTCTGCTACAACCCCGATGCGGTGAACAGCTACTGCACCGAGGACGTGCCCTACATCACGTGGTTCGCACCCGACATCGCGTTCCACGGCGCATCGAACTTCCGCTCGTCGCTCGGCTTCCCGCAGAGCCACGGGTGCGTGAACATGTGGGATGACGCGGCACGCTTCATCTACGAGTGGACCGCCACCGGCACCGAGGTCAGCGTCTACTCCTGA
- a CDS encoding ROK family transcriptional regulator has translation MTPVDTSRTPLGGTASPAPSLPPRGRRQTAKVLPEQARRHNRSLVLQTLFHGGAMSRADLARETRLTRVTISDLVAELIADGFLAEFGTREAAGPGKPAILVDLDRAGHRIVGLDLSGSETFIGAVLTLDGEIVARHEVAAPAAAADVVDTAVALARSLVADAHAPVLGVGVGTPGVVDEHGVILAAPNFGWVGFDLERALTDALRLPVLVANDANAAVLAEYTLGGAADDVMLIKVGRGVGAGLLTGGTPLRGSRFAAGEIGHVTVGTDGGPQCACGKIGCLEAWLSVPSLTARLSAASDDASRESVLRDAGERLGIALAPVVATLDLSEIVLSGPPELLEGPLAEATLDTLRARTLAPFHEGVRIRMTSHGQDIVLRGAAVMVLSGQLGVS, from the coding sequence ATGACCCCGGTCGACACCTCTCGCACACCCCTCGGCGGCACGGCCTCCCCGGCGCCGAGTCTGCCGCCGCGCGGGCGCCGTCAGACCGCGAAGGTGCTGCCCGAGCAGGCGCGTCGGCACAACCGTTCCCTGGTGCTGCAGACGCTCTTCCACGGCGGGGCGATGAGCCGTGCCGACCTGGCCCGGGAAACCCGGCTGACGCGCGTGACCATCTCCGACCTCGTGGCGGAATTGATCGCCGACGGTTTCCTGGCCGAGTTCGGCACCCGCGAGGCGGCCGGTCCCGGCAAGCCCGCGATCCTCGTCGATCTCGACCGCGCGGGTCACCGGATCGTGGGCCTCGATCTGTCGGGGAGCGAGACCTTCATCGGTGCGGTGCTCACGCTGGACGGCGAGATCGTCGCCCGGCACGAGGTGGCGGCTCCGGCGGCGGCCGCCGACGTGGTGGACACCGCGGTGGCGCTGGCGCGGTCGCTCGTCGCCGACGCCCACGCTCCCGTCCTCGGCGTCGGTGTGGGAACCCCCGGTGTCGTCGACGAGCACGGCGTGATCCTCGCTGCGCCGAACTTCGGCTGGGTGGGTTTCGACTTGGAACGCGCGCTGACCGACGCCCTGCGGCTGCCGGTCCTGGTGGCCAATGACGCCAACGCCGCCGTCCTCGCCGAGTACACCCTCGGGGGAGCCGCCGACGACGTGATGCTCATCAAGGTCGGCCGCGGTGTCGGCGCGGGACTCCTCACCGGAGGCACCCCGCTGCGCGGCTCGCGCTTCGCCGCGGGCGAGATCGGCCATGTCACGGTCGGCACCGACGGCGGCCCGCAGTGCGCATGCGGGAAGATCGGATGTCTCGAGGCGTGGCTCTCGGTCCCCTCGCTCACCGCGCGTCTCTCCGCCGCATCCGACGACGCCTCCCGCGAGAGCGTGCTCCGCGACGCGGGGGAGCGGCTCGGTATCGCGCTGGCTCCGGTGGTCGCCACCCTCGATCTGTCCGAGATCGTGCTCTCCGGCCCTCCCGAACTGCTCGAGGGGCCCCTCGCGGAAGCCACCCTCGACACCCTGCGCGCCCGCACCCTCGCTCCCTTCCACGAGGGGGTGCGCATCCGAATGACCTCGCACGGTCAGGACATCGTTCTGCGCGGCGCCGCCGTCATGGTGCTCTCCGGTCAACTCGGGGTCTCCTGA